One genomic segment of Candidatus Poribacteria bacterium includes these proteins:
- the uvrA gene encoding excinuclease ABC subunit UvrA, protein MTEESILVQGAREHNLRNIDIQLPKDKLIVFTGVSGSGKSSMAIDTVYAEGQRRYIESLSAYARQFLGQLGKPDVDEIVGLSPSIAIDQGSTGHNPRSTVATVTEVYDYLRVLYARAGQFHCPECGREVGSQTPADIVQALLDYPERTRLIVLAPIFRGSRGAHQKEFEDLRKAGFARVRIDGEIYELRPGLTLNPNQRHDVDVVIDRVVIKDGIEPRVAQAVETALMRGNGSLLVHVVPTEGEGSPFASEEDDLLFSEDYTCARCRISFVKPEPRHFSFNNPDGMCENCRGLGVQMGISPKLIVPDDTLSITQGAISLWGPLNTRDTAREKVIAEALAKHLAFDIETPWKDLTPEQQQAVLYGTGDDVLTITAPSRDSNTGNTPRSTENTGRKQRGKKRRRRRRKPQQQHLRQYRVHFHGIIPTEEQKYHFEDDETGEGAYPDYFVKMSCRTCDGTRLNPWVKAITIGDTSITDILEMSIQDASKFFGELVLREREAFIASELLKEIRGRLGFLMDVGLGYLTLARPAPTLSGGEAQRIRLASQVGAGLRDVTYVLDEPSIGLHPRDHAGLLMTLLNLRDQGNTVIVVEHDEATMLVADLIVDFGPGAGIKGGKITDIGTPAQFMEESNTLTAQYLRGDKVIVQPESRRPIGDRWVQICNARQNNLQGISPKIPVGTLCCVTGVSGSGKSSLIHDILYSALARDLMKAKTVPGDYDDIRGIIEGKNVPISKVIDKIINIDMAPIGRTPRSNAATYTKVFDAIRALYAGLPDAKLRGYKPGRFSFNVTGGRCEACSGNGAKKVDMGLLSDVWVECEVCEGKRFNSETLAIKYKGKNISEVLEMDIDTALAHFADIPRVARGLKLLHDVGLDYIKLGQPAPTLSGGEAQRIKLSRELSKRGTGKTLYILDEPTTGLHFDDVNKLLTILHRLVEDGNTVVVVEHNLEVVNSADYLIDLGPEGGIGGGTIVAVGTPEEIAEMPESYTGRALRGDFEILKDGRMEETEDWKNGKNGNLSESSTLPVFQSDPKAIIVRGATENNLKNIDIDIPHRKMTALTGVSGSGKTSLALDTVYAEGQRRYIETLSTYARQFIGQMEKPKVSKIEGLSPAIAISHANAGQNPRSTVATITEIHDGLRTLYARWGNPYCPDCQEEVQPQSAEEITEQVFGILREQRVDVLAPLTNFLLLPEGQEGVSRGKIVDVNANESAFGLKGNEDYADVFRRLQRAGFVRVQIDGEIHRLDEVPKLSRGIHHEIFIVIDRIELVDEEKSRFTEAVELALLQSGGFVLIEKRERGQTTGRHFLSEHAICRSCGNNFGQLTPRHFSFNNKVGACDFCDGRGRSIHPPYDPCNQCHGTRLKPFPSYVRFENMTVSELMALSITEIIEFFNTRLRQIEVQVADDAQNGKGDLPGREGVSTSRATHPALHIHTSPEFEAEVLRQIRTRLEFLENIGLGYLALERGAPTLSGGEMRRIQLASQLGSGLTGVTYILDEPSIGLHPRDQERLIAALKELRDIGNSVLVVEHDRDTILAADHVIDFGPQAGKGGGEIVAIGTPDTFQRSAISDQQSVISTQPIARNEVESDSGERHPQGKNKKSLTQAYLSNEVEIPVPKTRRKGIGKQLAIFGAQTNNLKNIDVKIPLGTLTCVTGVSGCGKSSLVEGTLKPALESRNSIKTGDPEDRRYTHYLSDGNREPIYNDYGLPEYRSIRGVSHIKRLINVDQKAIGETPRSNPATYTDLFTKIRELFAEQHDAKMRGYSMGTFSFNLAHGQCHVCEGHRFNRVEMHFLPDIWMPCETCNSTGYNVETLEIRYNGKNIAEVLRMTVDEALPFFTESPRICRTLQMLTDVGLGYIELGQSATTLSGGEAQRVKLAKELARLQTGSTLYIMDEPTTGLHFDDIQKLLKVLNRLVDAGNTIIAVEHNIDIIKSADWIIDLGPEGSK, encoded by the coding sequence GTTTTAGCACCCATTTTCAGAGGTTCCCGCGGTGCCCACCAAAAAGAATTTGAAGATTTACGCAAAGCGGGTTTCGCGAGGGTGCGAATCGACGGTGAAATATACGAACTCCGACCAGGGCTAACCCTCAATCCCAATCAACGCCACGACGTCGATGTCGTCATCGACCGGGTTGTTATCAAAGACGGAATTGAACCGCGCGTCGCTCAAGCCGTGGAGACCGCACTCATGCGTGGGAACGGAAGTCTCCTTGTTCACGTCGTTCCTACTGAAGGCGAGGGATCTCCGTTTGCGTCGGAGGAAGACGACCTACTCTTTAGCGAGGACTATACGTGTGCGCGCTGCCGGATCAGCTTCGTGAAACCCGAACCTCGGCACTTCTCTTTCAACAACCCTGATGGAATGTGCGAGAATTGTCGGGGGTTAGGCGTGCAAATGGGCATCTCGCCCAAGTTGATCGTTCCGGATGATACCCTCTCTATCACGCAAGGTGCCATAAGCCTATGGGGACCTCTTAATACACGAGACACCGCAAGGGAAAAAGTGATCGCTGAAGCACTCGCAAAACACCTCGCATTCGATATTGAAACCCCTTGGAAAGACCTAACACCCGAACAACAACAGGCAGTTCTCTACGGCACCGGCGACGATGTTCTTACGATTACCGCCCCGAGTAGAGACAGCAACACGGGTAACACGCCGAGGAGTACCGAAAACACCGGGCGAAAGCAACGCGGCAAAAAGCGACGCCGGCGAAGACGAAAGCCACAGCAGCAGCACCTGCGACAATATCGTGTCCATTTTCACGGGATTATTCCAACTGAAGAACAGAAGTATCACTTTGAAGATGATGAAACCGGTGAGGGTGCCTACCCTGATTATTTCGTCAAAATGTCCTGTAGGACCTGTGACGGAACCCGACTGAACCCGTGGGTGAAAGCGATAACGATAGGGGATACCTCCATAACGGACATCCTTGAAATGTCCATTCAGGACGCATCCAAATTCTTCGGCGAGTTAGTACTCCGAGAGCGCGAGGCGTTCATCGCGTCGGAGCTGTTAAAGGAAATTCGAGGACGACTCGGATTCCTTATGGACGTGGGATTGGGGTACCTAACGCTTGCACGCCCCGCACCGACACTTTCCGGTGGCGAAGCGCAGCGCATTCGCCTTGCGAGTCAGGTAGGTGCTGGATTACGCGATGTCACCTATGTCCTTGATGAACCGAGTATCGGTTTACATCCACGCGACCATGCTGGTTTGCTGATGACCCTCCTAAACTTGCGAGATCAGGGCAATACCGTTATCGTTGTTGAACACGATGAGGCGACCATGTTGGTGGCTGACCTGATTGTTGATTTCGGTCCCGGTGCGGGTATTAAGGGTGGGAAGATAACAGATATCGGCACACCCGCACAGTTCATGGAGGAGAGTAATACCCTCACGGCACAATATCTCCGAGGCGATAAGGTGATCGTTCAACCGGAATCCCGTCGTCCGATAGGGGATAGATGGGTGCAAATCTGCAACGCACGTCAGAACAATCTCCAAGGTATCAGCCCTAAAATACCGGTGGGTACGCTCTGTTGTGTAACAGGTGTGAGTGGATCTGGAAAGAGTTCCTTAATTCACGATATTCTCTACAGCGCACTCGCTCGTGACCTCATGAAAGCAAAGACTGTACCAGGCGATTACGACGATATTCGAGGTATCATCGAAGGAAAAAATGTTCCGATCTCTAAGGTCATTGACAAAATTATCAACATTGACATGGCACCTATCGGGCGAACGCCACGTTCCAACGCTGCGACCTACACAAAGGTTTTCGATGCGATACGCGCACTCTATGCGGGATTGCCCGATGCAAAATTGCGAGGCTATAAACCTGGACGGTTTAGTTTCAACGTCACTGGCGGCAGATGTGAAGCGTGTAGCGGGAACGGCGCGAAGAAGGTCGATATGGGACTCCTCTCCGATGTGTGGGTGGAGTGTGAGGTGTGCGAGGGAAAACGCTTCAACAGCGAAACTCTTGCCATTAAATACAAGGGGAAAAATATCTCTGAAGTTCTTGAAATGGATATTGACACCGCGCTCGCACATTTCGCTGATATTCCGAGGGTCGCACGAGGGTTGAAACTCCTCCACGATGTCGGTTTGGATTACATTAAGCTCGGACAACCCGCTCCCACGCTTTCAGGGGGGGAAGCACAACGTATCAAACTCTCGCGGGAACTCTCCAAACGCGGCACAGGTAAAACGCTCTATATCCTTGATGAACCCACAACCGGTTTACACTTTGACGATGTAAATAAACTGTTAACGATACTGCATCGGCTCGTTGAGGACGGCAACACGGTTGTCGTTGTTGAGCATAATCTGGAAGTCGTCAATTCCGCGGATTATCTCATTGATTTGGGACCCGAGGGCGGTATTGGTGGCGGCACTATTGTCGCTGTAGGAACCCCTGAAGAGATTGCAGAAATGCCTGAGTCTTACACGGGTCGGGCCCTTCGGGGCGATTTTGAGATACTGAAAGATGGAAGGATGGAAGAAACGGAAGACTGGAAGAATGGAAAGAATGGTAACCTCTCCGAGTCTTCCACTCTTCCAGTCTTCCAATCCGACCCAAAAGCCATTATTGTGCGCGGAGCGACAGAGAATAATCTCAAAAATATTGACATTGATATTCCGCATCGGAAAATGACCGCATTGACCGGCGTGAGCGGGTCTGGTAAGACATCGCTCGCACTGGATACCGTTTATGCCGAAGGACAGCGCCGCTATATCGAAACGCTCAGCACTTATGCCCGTCAGTTTATAGGGCAGATGGAGAAGCCCAAAGTCTCAAAAATTGAGGGACTCTCCCCCGCGATTGCTATTTCGCATGCTAATGCTGGACAGAACCCAAGATCTACTGTCGCAACGATTACAGAGATACACGATGGACTCCGCACGCTTTACGCCAGATGGGGCAACCCCTACTGTCCCGATTGTCAAGAGGAGGTACAGCCACAATCAGCAGAGGAGATAACGGAGCAGGTTTTTGGAATCCTTCGTGAACAGCGAGTGGATGTCCTCGCACCCCTCACGAACTTCTTGCTGCTTCCCGAAGGTCAAGAAGGCGTGTCACGCGGTAAAATCGTTGACGTTAACGCGAATGAATCGGCATTCGGTTTGAAAGGGAATGAGGATTACGCCGATGTATTTCGTCGATTGCAAAGAGCAGGGTTTGTGCGCGTCCAAATTGATGGCGAAATTCACCGACTTGATGAAGTGCCAAAGTTAAGTAGAGGTATTCACCATGAGATCTTTATCGTTATCGACCGCATTGAACTTGTAGACGAAGAAAAAAGCCGTTTTACGGAAGCGGTAGAGTTGGCACTCCTTCAAAGTGGCGGGTTCGTGCTCATCGAGAAAAGGGAACGCGGACAAACAACAGGCAGACATTTCCTTAGCGAACATGCCATATGCCGTTCTTGCGGTAACAACTTTGGCCAATTAACACCACGTCACTTCTCCTTTAATAACAAGGTCGGGGCGTGCGATTTCTGTGATGGACGCGGAAGAAGTATTCACCCACCCTATGACCCCTGCAACCAATGCCACGGCACACGACTGAAACCCTTTCCAAGTTACGTCAGATTCGAGAATATGACCGTCTCTGAATTAATGGCACTGTCAATTACCGAAATTATTGAATTCTTCAACACACGTCTGAGACAGATTGAAGTCCAAGTCGCCGATGACGCACAAAACGGTAAGGGTGATCTCCCGGGCAGGGAAGGTGTGTCAACCTCAAGAGCGACACATCCCGCACTTCACATTCATACGTCACCTGAATTTGAAGCCGAAGTCCTACGCCAAATTCGGACCCGCCTCGAGTTCTTGGAAAATATTGGTCTCGGCTATCTCGCGTTAGAGCGCGGGGCACCGACGCTTTCGGGGGGCGAAATGCGCAGAATTCAACTCGCAAGCCAACTCGGTAGCGGTCTCACCGGGGTAACCTATATTCTCGACGAACCGAGCATCGGCTTACACCCACGCGACCAAGAACGCCTCATTGCGGCACTCAAGGAACTCCGCGATATCGGCAACAGCGTCCTTGTCGTTGAACACGACCGAGATACAATATTAGCCGCCGATCATGTGATTGATTTCGGTCCCCAAGCAGGAAAAGGTGGGGGTGAGATTGTTGCTATCGGCACACCGGATACCTTCCAGCGATCAGCGATCAGCGATCAGCAATCAGTGATTAGCACACAACCGATAGCCCGTAACGAAGTGGAGAGCGACTCAGGAGAAAGACACCCGCAAGGTAAAAATAAAAAATCCTTGACACAAGCCTATCTGTCCAATGAAGTGGAGATTCCTGTTCCGAAAACTCGGCGCAAAGGCATCGGCAAACAGTTAGCGATATTCGGGGCGCAAACGAACAATCTCAAGAACATTGATGTCAAGATTCCGCTCGGAACCCTTACCTGTGTAACTGGTGTTTCTGGGTGTGGAAAGAGTTCGCTCGTTGAGGGGACCCTAAAACCCGCTCTTGAGAGTCGGAATTCTATCAAAACCGGTGATCCTGAAGACCGTCGCTATACCCATTACCTCAGCGATGGCAACCGAGAGCCGATATATAACGACTACGGGCTACCTGAGTATAGAAGCATCCGCGGTGTTAGCCATATCAAACGTCTCATCAATGTAGACCAGAAGGCGATCGGAGAAACGCCGCGTTCCAATCCAGCGACGTATACCGATCTGTTCACGAAAATCCGTGAACTCTTCGCCGAGCAACACGATGCAAAGATGCGGGGGTATAGTATGGGCACGTTCAGTTTCAACCTCGCACACGGACAGTGTCACGTATGTGAGGGGCACCGTTTCAATCGCGTCGAGATGCATTTCCTCCCTGATATATGGATGCCGTGTGAGACCTGTAATAGCACTGGTTACAATGTAGAGACCCTCGAAATCCGTTACAACGGCAAAAATATCGCTGAAGTCTTAAGGATGACGGTAGATGAGGCACTCCCCTTCTTCACCGAAAGCCCGCGTATCTGCCGAACACTCCAGATGTTAACAGATGTCGGACTCGGTTATATAGAATTGGGACAATCGGCGACAACACTCTCCGGTGGTGAAGCGCAGCGCGTCAAACTGGCGAAGGAATTAGCACGTCTTCAAACGGGTTCAACGCTCTATATCATGGACGAACCGACGACAGGGCTCCATTTCGATGACATCCAAAAACTCCTCAAAGTGCTAAACCGACTTGTTGACGCGGGCAACACGATTATCGCTGTTGAACATAACATTGATATTATCAAATCCGCGGATTGGATCATCGACTTGGGACCTGAAGGAAGTAAA